In Lachnospiraceae bacterium, one DNA window encodes the following:
- a CDS encoding MurR/RpiR family transcriptional regulator yields the protein MDIDIEKLTCGIQLTDIERNVLEYLLTHLDQALKLGVRGVARENFTSTSTVMRLSRKLGYNGFIEMYYKLLGTVGGVSRGYEVNEDFISHFAGREAISLENYQNLRRAAEKICETSDTVFIYGMGFSSMMANYLGKKLLVLGIKCILSDGADSIGIFENNMESIGVFIAFSRSGRSPHVLNRVRTAEENAIFTVGFTHAGDSPLKEYSDCVIEVEDDNPLDDRNMKPTLYFAKTMMMIELLIYEYYRISIK from the coding sequence ATGGATATCGACATTGAAAAGCTGACGTGTGGGATACAGCTGACAGATATAGAAAGAAATGTTTTAGAGTATCTGCTGACACATCTTGATCAGGCTTTAAAGTTAGGAGTACGTGGTGTGGCCCGGGAAAACTTTACGTCCACATCCACAGTTATGAGGCTTTCACGTAAACTGGGTTATAATGGTTTTATTGAGATGTATTATAAACTTTTGGGAACTGTGGGTGGAGTTAGCCGCGGTTATGAAGTAAATGAAGATTTTATCAGTCATTTTGCTGGAAGAGAAGCTATATCCTTAGAAAACTATCAGAATCTGCGCAGGGCAGCAGAAAAAATCTGTGAAACCTCTGATACCGTATTTATCTATGGAATGGGTTTTTCATCGATGATGGCAAATTATCTGGGGAAAAAGCTTCTGGTTTTAGGTATTAAATGTATCTTGTCAGATGGGGCAGATTCTATTGGTATTTTTGAAAATAATATGGAATCTATAGGTGTTTTTATTGCTTTTTCAAGATCAGGGCGTTCGCCTCATGTACTGAATCGGGTAAGGACAGCAGAAGAAAATGCTATTTTTACAGTAGGATTTACACATGCGGGAGATAGTCCTTTAAAAGAGTACAGTGACTGTGTGATCGAAGTAGAAGACGATAATCCTTTAGATGACAGGAATATGAAACCTACTCTGTACTTTGCAAAAACAATGATGATGATCGAACTTTTGATCTATGAATATTATCGGATTTCTATAAAATAA
- a CDS encoding PTS transporter subunit EIIC: MKEKVMSAMQSFSKAMFMPVLILPIAGLLIAVGNVLTNARLMEILPFLDNPVTKGFGTILSGALVAILNNLGLIFCTGIAIGLAKKKKAEAGFTALLAFLVFINAMNKFMGLRGMLVDADALRGSGQAVVLGIQILDMGVFLGIILGCVSAYVHNRFIDTEFNNAFQIYGGARFVFIVLIPVIIILAVVLTYAWPPVQMVIDSLGYFINRTGNFGIFIYGALERLLIPTGLHHLVYTPFLYTKLGGTEQIAGQVYEGCRNIYYAEMADPSISILSSSVVWDARGLSKMFGLVGACLAMYHTARPENRQKIKAILIPAAFTSFIAGVTEPIEFSFLFVAPILFVAHAVLSGLGMVAFNILSCRAIGPNGFIDFLLYNIPLGIGKTHWPTYLLIGIAEFVIYYFLFRFLITKLNLKTLGREDNGMEMKLHTKAEYKEKTAKASAEKTAASDNGEINAKLIVEALGGPDNIEKVDNCFTRLRLIVKDSSLVKDEVLKQQTGAAGVFKKNETVQVVYGLQINQVRKAVDKELGLDQ, translated from the coding sequence ATGAAAGAAAAAGTAATGAGTGCTATGCAGTCCTTTTCAAAGGCTATGTTCATGCCTGTGCTGATCCTTCCTATTGCAGGCCTTCTGATCGCGGTGGGAAATGTTTTGACAAATGCAAGATTAATGGAGATTCTGCCATTCCTTGATAATCCGGTTACAAAAGGATTTGGAACGATCCTTTCCGGGGCACTGGTAGCAATACTTAATAACCTGGGACTGATATTCTGTACCGGTATTGCAATCGGACTTGCAAAGAAGAAAAAAGCGGAAGCTGGATTTACAGCACTTCTTGCATTCCTGGTATTTATCAATGCCATGAATAAATTCATGGGACTGAGAGGAATGTTAGTAGATGCTGATGCATTAAGAGGAAGTGGCCAGGCGGTAGTTTTAGGAATCCAGATCCTGGATATGGGTGTATTCCTGGGAATCATTCTTGGATGTGTAAGTGCCTATGTGCATAATCGTTTCATCGATACAGAATTTAACAATGCATTCCAGATTTATGGGGGCGCAAGATTTGTATTTATCGTTCTGATCCCGGTTATCATCATTCTTGCAGTTGTTCTTACTTATGCATGGCCTCCTGTACAGATGGTGATCGACAGCTTAGGATATTTCATCAACAGAACCGGAAATTTTGGTATTTTTATTTATGGAGCATTAGAACGTCTTTTGATCCCTACAGGCCTTCATCATCTGGTTTATACACCATTCCTGTATACAAAACTGGGTGGTACAGAACAGATCGCAGGCCAGGTATACGAAGGATGCCGAAATATTTATTATGCAGAGATGGCAGATCCGTCTATTTCAATTTTATCGTCTTCTGTAGTATGGGATGCAAGGGGACTTTCAAAAATGTTTGGTCTGGTTGGCGCGTGCCTTGCAATGTATCACACAGCAAGACCTGAAAATCGTCAGAAGATCAAAGCAATTCTGATCCCGGCAGCATTTACATCTTTTATTGCCGGTGTAACAGAACCGATTGAATTCTCTTTCCTGTTTGTAGCGCCGATCTTATTTGTAGCTCATGCAGTATTAAGCGGACTTGGAATGGTAGCATTTAATATATTAAGTTGCCGCGCCATCGGACCAAATGGATTTATTGATTTCCTTCTGTATAATATCCCGTTAGGAATCGGAAAGACACATTGGCCAACTTATCTTTTAATAGGAATTGCAGAATTTGTTATTTATTATTTCTTATTCCGTTTCCTGATCACCAAGCTGAACTTAAAAACACTTGGCCGCGAAGATAATGGAATGGAAATGAAACTGCATACAAAGGCAGAGTATAAAGAAAAGACAGCAAAGGCATCTGCAGAAAAAACAGCAGCATCTGACAATGGGGAGATCAATGCAAAGCTGATTGTAGAAGCATTAGGCGGTCCGGACAATATTGAAAAAGTAGATAACTGTTTTACACGCCTGCGTCTGATTGTAAAAGACAGTTCACTTGTTAAGGATGAGGTTTTAAAGCAGCAGACAGGAGCTGCAGGTGTATTTAAGAAAAATGAAACGGTTCAGGTAGTTTACGGTCTTCAGATCAATCAGGTAAGAAAGGCAGTAGACAAGGAACTGGGCTTGGATCAGTAA
- a CDS encoding 6-phospho-alpha-glucosidase, protein MNGKKFNVVIAGGGSTYTPGIVKMMLEHQEDFPLDSVTLYDNDEERQAVIGEALEILMKEEAPQIHFAYTTDPEAAFTGKDFCMAHIRVGKYAMRRLDERIPMKYGVVGQETCGPGGIAYGMRSITGMLEIIDYMEKYSPDCWMLNYSNPASIVAEACRVLRPNAKVINICDMPVGTRRRMAYIVGKEYDDLDVRYFGLNHFGWWTSVKDKTTGEDYMPKLTKYVAENGYLTQKAIETQHMDESWQATHKKAKDLLALDPQFLPNTYLKYYMYPDYVVEHTDPNHTRADEVIEGREKEVFGAAREIIRKGTATGGEFTVDNHAAFIVSLARALAYNTHEIMLCIVENKGAISNFDDDAMVEVPCVVGFNGPEPMSQGEIPTFERGMMQEQLAVEKLVVQAYVEHSYLKLWQALTLSKTVPSASVAKQILDDLIEANKDYWPELK, encoded by the coding sequence ATGAACGGAAAAAAATTTAATGTAGTGATTGCCGGAGGCGGCAGTACTTACACACCAGGAATTGTAAAAATGATGCTGGAGCATCAGGAAGATTTTCCACTGGATTCGGTAACACTTTATGATAATGATGAAGAACGTCAGGCGGTTATAGGAGAAGCACTTGAAATATTAATGAAAGAAGAGGCTCCGCAGATTCATTTTGCATATACAACTGATCCAGAGGCTGCATTTACAGGAAAAGATTTCTGTATGGCACATATCCGTGTAGGAAAATATGCGATGCGCAGACTGGATGAGCGAATCCCAATGAAATACGGCGTAGTTGGCCAGGAAACCTGTGGCCCAGGTGGAATTGCTTATGGAATGAGAAGTATTACCGGCATGCTGGAGATTATTGATTATATGGAAAAATATTCTCCGGATTGCTGGATGCTCAATTACTCTAATCCTGCATCCATCGTTGCGGAGGCCTGCCGTGTATTAAGACCGAATGCAAAGGTGATTAATATTTGTGATATGCCAGTAGGTACCAGAAGAAGAATGGCATATATTGTAGGAAAAGAATACGATGATCTGGATGTACGTTATTTCGGGCTGAATCATTTTGGCTGGTGGACCAGTGTAAAGGACAAAACAACTGGCGAAGATTACATGCCTAAATTAACAAAGTATGTTGCGGAAAATGGCTATCTTACCCAGAAAGCAATTGAAACACAGCATATGGATGAAAGCTGGCAGGCAACACACAAAAAAGCAAAAGATCTTCTGGCTCTGGATCCGCAGTTTTTGCCCAATACGTATTTAAAGTACTATATGTATCCGGATTATGTAGTAGAACATACAGACCCAAACCACACTCGTGCAGATGAAGTTATCGAAGGCAGAGAAAAAGAGGTGTTTGGTGCTGCAAGAGAGATAATCCGCAAAGGAACTGCTACAGGTGGTGAGTTTACTGTTGATAATCATGCTGCTTTTATTGTATCATTGGCAAGAGCGCTGGCTTATAATACACATGAGATCATGCTGTGCATTGTGGAAAATAAGGGTGCCATCAGCAATTTTGATGACGATGCTATGGTAGAGGTTCCCTGTGTTGTAGGCTTTAATGGTCCGGAGCCTATGAGTCAGGGTGAGATCCCAACATTTGAAAGAGGCATGATGCAGGAACAGCTGGCAGTTGAAAAACTGGTTGTACAGGCATATGTAGAACACAGCTATTTGAAGTTGTGGCAGGCACTTACCTTATCGAAAACAGTTCCCAGTGCTTCTGTAGCAAAACAGATTCTGGATGATCTGATTGAAGCCAACAAGGATTACTGGCCTGAATTAAAGTAA
- a CDS encoding CCA tRNA nucleotidyltransferase, which yields MKMNIPEPARKIIDRLNEHGYEAYVVGGCVRDMILKREPGDWDITTSARPEQVKALFTRTLDTGIQHGTVTIMVGKEGYEVTTFRVDGDYTDGRHPDTVTFTPSLEEDLKRRDFTINAMAYNHNTGLVDIFGGREDIEGKVIRCVGNPTERFTEDALRILRAIRFSAQLGFEIKDATRQAITEIAPNLVHVSKERIQVELTKLLLSDRPEAMKLVYETGISPYVSETFHKMGEMIGDMPVTVPAKKSLRWALFLRKGTPEQAVRILRDLKLDNDTIYQVKVLTGWIERSICGEIALPDEMCTRENAAELEFMPGAESKPQIRKVMSQMEPELFDDLLNIKLCLAKSAAKDSQSVAVRQLENICALRDEIRADGNCISLKMLAVTGNDLIKAGMKPGKEVGQTLHHFLELVLDEPEKNDKEYLLEILKLELYDRKM from the coding sequence ATGAAAATGAATATCCCGGAACCTGCAAGAAAGATCATTGACAGGTTAAATGAACATGGTTATGAGGCCTATGTAGTAGGCGGCTGTGTCCGGGACATGATCCTGAAAAGAGAGCCGGGGGACTGGGATATCACCACCAGTGCCAGACCGGAGCAGGTGAAGGCTCTCTTTACCAGGACACTGGATACAGGCATACAGCATGGCACTGTGACCATTATGGTTGGAAAAGAGGGATATGAGGTAACTACATTCCGGGTGGATGGCGATTATACAGATGGCCGGCACCCGGATACTGTTACCTTTACCCCTTCTCTTGAAGAAGACTTAAAGCGCCGTGACTTTACCATCAATGCCATGGCTTATAATCACAATACGGGTCTGGTGGATATTTTTGGCGGAAGGGAAGATATTGAAGGCAAAGTCATTCGCTGCGTTGGAAATCCAACGGAACGCTTTACAGAGGATGCCCTTCGCATCCTGCGTGCTATCCGTTTTTCTGCCCAGCTGGGATTTGAGATTAAAGATGCTACGCGACAGGCAATCACAGAGATTGCCCCTAATCTGGTCCATGTAAGCAAAGAGCGTATCCAGGTGGAGCTGACCAAGCTGCTGTTAAGTGACCGACCGGAAGCTATGAAGCTGGTATATGAAACCGGCATCAGCCCTTATGTTTCAGAAACATTTCACAAAATGGGAGAAATGATAGGGGATATGCCTGTTACGGTTCCTGCAAAAAAGTCCCTTCGCTGGGCTTTGTTTTTAAGAAAAGGAACACCGGAGCAGGCAGTGCGCATTTTACGGGATTTGAAACTGGATAATGATACTATTTACCAGGTAAAGGTGCTGACCGGGTGGATAGAAAGGTCTATTTGTGGAGAGATCGCCCTTCCAGATGAAATGTGTACGCGGGAAAACGCAGCGGAATTGGAATTTATGCCGGGTGCTGAAAGTAAACCCCAGATCCGCAAGGTCATGAGCCAGATGGAGCCGGAACTGTTTGATGATCTGTTAAATATTAAGCTGTGTCTGGCAAAGTCGGCGGCAAAGGATAGTCAAAGTGTGGCAGTAAGGCAGTTAGAGAATATTTGCGCACTGCGGGATGAGATCCGCGCTGACGGCAACTGTATTTCCTTAAAAATGCTTGCTGTTACTGGAAATGACCTGATAAAAGCTGGAATGAAGCCGGGAAAAGAAGTGGGGCAGACGCTGCATCATTTTCTGGAACTGGTTTTAGATGAGCCGGAGAAGAATGATAAGGAATATCTTCTGGAAATTCTGAAATTGGAGTTATATGATCGCAAAATGTAA
- a CDS encoding type II toxin-antitoxin system RelB/DinJ family antitoxin, producing the protein MEKTATLNLRVNPTVKERAEAVLSKLGVPMSTAIDMYLNQISLTGGIPFAVTLPKAPDVINADLMTDEQIHEKLQKGYDDMQAGRIQDAASAFAKFREKR; encoded by the coding sequence ATGGAAAAAACAGCTACATTAAATTTAAGAGTAAATCCCACTGTAAAAGAGCGTGCAGAAGCAGTTTTATCAAAACTGGGAGTTCCTATGTCAACGGCTATTGATATGTATTTAAACCAGATTTCCCTTACTGGCGGCATTCCGTTTGCAGTGACATTGCCAAAAGCTCCGGATGTGATCAACGCAGATCTGATGACAGATGAACAGATTCATGAAAAACTGCAAAAAGGATATGATGATATGCAGGCAGGAAGAATACAGGATGCAGCCAGTGCATTTGCAAAGTTCAGGGAGAAGCGCTGA
- a CDS encoding AI-2E family transporter, with amino-acid sequence MEKPGKKLKKFFIIIGTTGMVYAGLKYLLPLVVPLLLGYTLALLLRPSARFLQHRIIICVFGKKWKPSLGLLGTVQLLILGVLGSFMLTMGVRRLWEETSTLMDQLPVWLDGLYFWIEEKCFGLEKRFGFDPGWGIRVARSMIEAGTKYVKEKTVPSLMMGSYYTAGVIGRIGFISLFTFCSAILSLQEMEELKERRDRSVFSREFRLIGDRLVSTGKVWFKSQGIIFLLISFLCTAGMFLVGNPCPVLVGMGVGIMDAFPVLGAGTVLIPWAVVEVVMGKWKTALILAGLYLICTLIRQFLEVHLMSGQMGLSPFETLGAVYVGLKLFGITGLFLGPLGLLLIEDMTELLLTQPVNGKTQKNGTRQL; translated from the coding sequence ATGGAAAAGCCGGGAAAGAAACTGAAGAAATTTTTTATTATAATAGGAACTACAGGAATGGTGTATGCAGGTCTTAAATATCTGCTGCCCCTTGTAGTTCCTCTTTTATTAGGCTATACACTGGCTCTGCTGCTTCGGCCGTCAGCACGTTTTTTGCAGCACCGGATCATAATATGCGTATTTGGAAAAAAATGGAAACCATCACTGGGATTGCTGGGAACGGTTCAGCTGCTGATCCTGGGAGTGCTTGGCAGTTTTATGTTGACTATGGGAGTCCGCCGTCTCTGGGAAGAGACTTCTACCCTGATGGACCAGCTGCCGGTATGGCTGGACGGGCTGTATTTCTGGATCGAGGAAAAATGCTTTGGGCTTGAAAAGCGGTTTGGCTTTGATCCGGGATGGGGAATCCGTGTGGCAAGAAGCATGATCGAAGCAGGAACAAAATATGTGAAGGAAAAAACAGTGCCATCTTTGATGATGGGCTCTTATTATACAGCTGGAGTTATAGGTCGTATTGGATTTATAAGTTTATTTACTTTCTGCAGTGCTATTTTAAGTTTACAGGAAATGGAAGAGCTGAAAGAACGGCGGGACCGGTCTGTTTTTAGCAGGGAGTTCCGCCTGATCGGAGACCGGCTGGTAAGCACTGGGAAAGTATGGTTTAAAAGTCAGGGGATCATATTTTTGCTTATTTCATTTTTGTGTACGGCAGGCATGTTCCTAGTGGGAAATCCGTGTCCCGTACTTGTGGGAATGGGGGTCGGGATCATGGATGCTTTTCCAGTGCTGGGAGCGGGAACGGTGCTGATACCATGGGCAGTCGTTGAGGTTGTAATGGGAAAGTGGAAAACAGCGTTGATATTAGCCGGTTTATATCTGATCTGCACCCTTATACGCCAGTTTTTGGAGGTACACCTGATGAGCGGACAGATGGGGCTTTCTCCTTTTGAAACTTTAGGAGCAGTGTATGTAGGACTTAAGTTGTTTGGGATAACGGGGCTGTTTCTGGGACCACTGGGGTTATTGCTGATCGAGGATATGACAGAATTATTGCTTACTCAGCCTGTAAATGGAAAGACACAGAAGAATGGAACACGTCAGCTGTAA
- the proS gene encoding proline--tRNA ligase: protein MADNKKMVEAITSMDTDFAQWYTDVVKKAELCDYASVKGCMVIKPAGYAIWENIQKELDRRFKETGVQNVYMPIFIPESLLEKEKDHVEGFAPEVAWVTHGGLEPLQERLCVRPTSETLFCDFYARDIHSYRDLPRVYNQWCSVVRWEKTTRPFLRSREFLWQEGHTAHATAEEAEARTIQMLNVYADFCEQVLAIPVIKGQKTDKEKFAGAEATYTIESLMHDGKALQSGTSHNFGDGFAKAFDIQFTDKDNTLKHVYQTSWGMTTRMIGAIIMVHGDDNGLVLPPRIAPVQIMVVPIQQKKEGVLDKAFELRDRLIKSGFSVKVDDSDKSPGWKFADCEMRGIPLRVEIGPKDMENNQAVLVRRDTHEKTIVSLDELEAKAEELLDTIQHDMLEKARKHRDAHTYTALGWDEFVETINTKPGFVKAMWCGCQECEDKIKEVTGATSRCMPFEQENLSDKCVCCGKPAKKMVYWGRAY from the coding sequence ATGGCAGACAACAAAAAAATGGTAGAAGCGATCACATCCATGGATACCGATTTTGCCCAGTGGTATACCGATGTGGTTAAAAAAGCAGAACTGTGCGATTATGCAAGCGTAAAGGGATGTATGGTCATCAAACCGGCTGGATATGCGATCTGGGAGAACATCCAGAAAGAATTGGACCGCAGATTTAAGGAAACAGGTGTACAAAACGTATATATGCCTATTTTCATTCCAGAAAGCCTGTTAGAGAAGGAAAAAGACCATGTAGAAGGTTTTGCACCGGAAGTTGCATGGGTAACCCATGGCGGATTGGAGCCACTTCAGGAGAGACTTTGTGTAAGACCTACTTCTGAGACTCTGTTCTGCGATTTCTACGCAAGAGACATCCATTCTTACCGTGACCTTCCAAGGGTATACAACCAGTGGTGTTCTGTTGTCCGCTGGGAGAAGACAACACGTCCGTTCCTTCGTTCCAGAGAATTCTTATGGCAGGAAGGACATACTGCCCATGCAACAGCTGAAGAAGCAGAGGCACGTACCATCCAGATGTTAAATGTATATGCTGATTTCTGTGAGCAGGTATTAGCTATCCCGGTTATTAAGGGACAGAAAACTGACAAGGAGAAATTCGCAGGTGCAGAGGCTACTTACACCATCGAATCCCTGATGCATGATGGTAAGGCATTACAGTCCGGTACCAGCCACAACTTCGGTGACGGATTTGCAAAGGCATTTGACATCCAGTTTACTGATAAGGACAATACATTAAAGCATGTTTACCAGACTTCCTGGGGTATGACAACACGTATGATCGGTGCTATCATCATGGTACATGGTGATGACAATGGTCTGGTCCTGCCTCCAAGGATCGCTCCTGTGCAGATCATGGTAGTTCCGATCCAGCAGAAGAAGGAAGGCGTATTAGACAAGGCCTTTGAGTTAAGAGACCGTCTGATCAAGTCCGGATTTTCTGTAAAGGTAGACGACAGCGACAAGAGCCCAGGCTGGAAATTTGCTGACTGCGAGATGCGTGGTATTCCGTTAAGGGTAGAGATCGGACCTAAGGATATGGAAAATAACCAGGCTGTCCTGGTACGCCGCGATACCCATGAAAAGACTATTGTTTCTTTAGACGAGTTAGAAGCAAAGGCAGAAGAGCTGCTTGATACCATCCAGCATGATATGTTAGAGAAGGCAAGAAAGCACAGAGATGCCCACACTTATACCGCTTTAGGCTGGGATGAGTTTGTTGAGACCATTAACACAAAGCCAGGTTTTGTAAAGGCTATGTGGTGCGGATGCCAGGAATGCGAAGACAAGATCAAGGAAGTAACCGGCGCAACTTCCAGATGTATGCCATTTGAGCAGGAAAATCTGTCTGACAAGTGCGTATGCTGCGGAAAGCCAGCTAAAAAGATGGTTTACTGGGGAAGAGCATATTAA
- a CDS encoding SLC13 family permease: MKTFINTCIRFFKKETVLCIAGSLAFISAFFVHPSAAYMGYIDFRVLSLLFSLMLVVAGFQSIGLFHCLGSALLTKVHTTRQLILVLSLLCFFSSMFITNDVALLTFVPFAIMILTMAGQQKLLISTIVLQTIGANLGSMFTPVGNPQNLYLASAFSLSTGTFLIRMFPLTALSLVLLVAAACMLPSTPVDIASQTAAERPEPKKLAVYLVLFMTCLGCVSHLIPYPVMLVLVLITLLFINRTLFQKADYFLLLTFVFFFLFIGNVQNIPAVSDLLHKLIRGRELGAGILLSQCISNVPAAILLSGFTDQVISLLYGVNIGGLGTLIASLASLISYRFYVGTENAHTGRYMKVFTLYNVIFLIILALVAWKIL; this comes from the coding sequence ATGAAAACTTTTATAAACACCTGCATCCGCTTTTTTAAAAAAGAAACTGTATTATGTATCGCCGGATCTTTAGCCTTTATTTCCGCGTTTTTTGTACATCCCTCTGCTGCTTATATGGGATATATCGACTTTCGGGTTCTGTCTCTGCTTTTCAGCCTGATGCTGGTTGTAGCTGGATTTCAGAGCATCGGTCTTTTTCACTGCCTCGGCTCTGCACTTCTTACAAAAGTACATACCACAAGGCAATTAATACTGGTGCTTTCCCTGTTATGCTTTTTTTCCAGCATGTTCATCACCAATGACGTGGCATTGCTTACCTTTGTTCCTTTTGCCATTATGATACTGACTATGGCCGGACAGCAAAAGCTTTTGATCTCCACCATTGTTTTGCAGACCATTGGCGCGAATTTGGGAAGCATGTTCACACCTGTAGGAAATCCCCAGAACCTGTATCTGGCTTCTGCATTTTCCCTTTCCACAGGAACCTTTTTAATACGCATGTTCCCCCTTACAGCTTTGTCTCTGGTTTTGCTGGTTGCTGCAGCCTGTATGCTCCCCTCTACACCAGTAGACATCGCTTCCCAGACTGCGGCTGAACGGCCTGAACCGAAAAAATTAGCTGTTTATCTGGTACTTTTTATGACCTGCCTTGGATGTGTATCCCACCTGATCCCATATCCTGTTATGTTGGTTCTCGTCCTTATAACTTTGCTTTTTATTAATCGGACATTGTTTCAAAAAGCAGATTATTTTCTTCTTTTAACCTTTGTTTTTTTCTTTCTGTTTATAGGAAATGTGCAAAACATTCCCGCAGTATCTGATCTGCTCCATAAACTGATCCGGGGCCGGGAACTGGGCGCCGGGATCCTTTTAAGCCAGTGCATCAGCAATGTACCTGCTGCCATCCTTCTTTCAGGCTTCACTGACCAGGTCATTTCTCTGTTGTATGGAGTGAATATCGGCGGTCTGGGAACTCTGATCGCATCTTTAGCAAGTCTGATCTCCTATCGTTTTTATGTAGGAACAGAAAATGCACATACCGGACGTTATATGAAGGTATTTACACTTTATAATGTGATTTTTCTGATTATTCTGGCTTTGGTGGCCTGGAAAATCCTTTAA
- a CDS encoding type II toxin-antitoxin system RelE/ParE family toxin, which yields MDKYKVQITQEALADMEQLYNYIVVTLLALENAMRQYNRIADAILRLDILPERFREIGSEFGRAEKLRRMVVDNYSVFYVIQEESVIVTNVLYSASDIEYRLKK from the coding sequence ATGGATAAATATAAAGTGCAGATCACACAAGAAGCGTTGGCAGATATGGAACAGCTTTATAATTATATTGTAGTTACATTGTTAGCACTAGAAAATGCAATGAGACAGTATAACAGGATTGCAGATGCAATTTTAAGGCTGGATATATTGCCAGAACGTTTTCGGGAGATAGGATCGGAGTTTGGGCGTGCTGAAAAATTACGAAGAATGGTCGTGGACAATTATTCAGTATTCTATGTGATACAGGAAGAAAGTGTTATTGTGACGAATGTACTTTATAGTGCGTCAGATATTGAATATAGATTAAAAAAGTAA
- a CDS encoding RidA family protein: MKLINTEKAPGAIGPYSQGFEVNGIVYTSGQIPVNPADGTVPEGIAAQAEQSCKNVGAILEAAGSGYDKVIKTTCFLADMGDFAAFNEVYAKYFTSKPARSCVAVKSLPKGVLCEIEAIAEK, encoded by the coding sequence ATGAAATTGATCAACACAGAAAAAGCACCAGGCGCAATCGGACCTTATTCTCAGGGTTTTGAAGTAAACGGTATTGTTTATACTTCCGGTCAGATCCCAGTAAATCCAGCTGATGGCACTGTACCAGAAGGTATTGCTGCACAGGCTGAGCAGAGCTGCAAGAACGTAGGAGCTATTCTGGAAGCAGCAGGAAGCGGCTATGACAAAGTTATCAAGACCACCTGCTTCTTAGCAGATATGGGTGATTTCGCAGCATTCAACGAAGTATACGCTAAGTACTTTACTTCTAAGCCAGCTAGAAGCTGCGTAGCAGTTAAGTCTCTTCCAAAGGGTGTTCTTTGCGAGATTGAAGCAATTGCTGAGAAATAA
- a CDS encoding PTS glucose transporter subunit IIA: MGLFNWLKKDPEIKKAEFVSPATGKIIPIEQVEDETFASKILGDGFAVELTDGEVIAPFDGEVTAAFPTGHAYGLKREDGLECLIHIGLDTVELNGAGFDVKVKQGDQVKQGQLLVKVNLEQITGAGKSLVSPIVFSSGAAFTLLKNDSAVKGEEILHLE; this comes from the coding sequence ATGGGTTTATTTAACTGGCTGAAAAAGGATCCGGAAATAAAAAAAGCAGAATTTGTATCTCCAGCAACAGGAAAAATAATTCCTATAGAGCAGGTGGAAGATGAAACATTTGCTTCTAAAATTCTGGGAGATGGTTTTGCTGTGGAACTTACAGATGGCGAAGTGATCGCACCATTTGATGGTGAGGTAACTGCAGCATTTCCTACAGGACATGCCTATGGTTTAAAACGTGAAGATGGTTTAGAATGTTTAATCCATATTGGTTTGGATACAGTAGAATTAAATGGTGCCGGATTTGATGTAAAGGTAAAACAGGGGGATCAGGTAAAACAGGGACAGCTGCTGGTAAAGGTTAATCTGGAACAGATAACAGGCGCTGGTAAATCTCTGGTATCACCGATCGTATTTTCAAGTGGAGCAGCATTTACGTTGTTGAAAAATGATTCAGCTGTGAAGGGTGAAGAAATTTTACATCTTGAATAG